One Triticum dicoccoides isolate Atlit2015 ecotype Zavitan chromosome 5B, WEW_v2.0, whole genome shotgun sequence genomic window carries:
- the LOC119307506 gene encoding histone H2B.2-like, with protein MAPKAEKKPAAKKPAEEEPAAEKAAEKAPAAKKPKAEKRLPAGKTASKEAGGEAKTRGRKKGSKAKKSVETYKIYIFKVLKQVHPDIGISSKAMSIMNSFINDIFEKLAAEAAKLARYNKKPTITSREIQTSVRLVLPGELAKHAVSEGTKAVTKFTSS; from the coding sequence ATGGCCCCCAAGGCGGAGAAGAAGCCGGCGGCGAAGAAGCCCGCGGAGGAGGAGCCCGCGGCGGAGAAGGCGGCCGAGAAGGCCCCGGCGGCGAAGAAGCCCAAGGCGGAGAAGCGGCTGCCGGCGGGCAAGACGGCGTCcaaggaggccggcggcgaggcgaAGACGAGGGGCCGGAAGAAGGGCAGCAAGGCGAAGAAGAGCGTGGAGACGTACAAGATCTACATCTtcaaggtgctgaagcaggtgcacCCCGACATCGGCATCTCCTCCAAGGCCATGTCcatcatgaactccttcatcaacgacatcttcgagaagctcgccgccgaggccgccaagctcGCCCGCTACAACAAGAAGCCCACCATCACCTCCCGGGAGATCCAGACCTCCGTCCGCCTCGTCCTCCCCGGGGAGCTCGCCAAGCACGCCGTCTCCGAGGGCACCAAGGCCGTCACCAAGTTCACCTCCTCCTAG